The following DNA comes from Anopheles coustani chromosome 2, idAnoCousDA_361_x.2, whole genome shotgun sequence.
AGGAGAAATTGCGGGCCCCCCGGATACCCCTTACGAGGGTGGAAAGTTCGTACTAGAAATTAAAGTTCCCGAAACATACCCGTTCAATCCACCGAAGGTGATTTTCAAACCCCCCCACTGATCTGCTCCCCGAACCCGCCGTAAAAATTAACCTATTTTTATGTTCGTCCACAAAGGTGAAATTTATGACCAAGATATGGCATCCAAACATTTCCTCCGTAACTGGTGCGATCTGTCTCGATATACTGAAGGACAACTGGGCGGCGGCGATGACGCTGCGCACCGTCCTACTATCCCTGCAGGCGCTGCTGGCAGCGGCCGAGCCGGACGATCCGCAGGATGCGGTCGTAGCGACACAGTACAAGGACAACCACGAGATGTTCATCCTGACCGCGAAACACTGGACCAACGTGTACGCGGGAGGCCCATTTGCGAATGCGGACTTTGACCAGAAGGTGCAGC
Coding sequences within:
- the LOC131266312 gene encoding ubiquitin-conjugating enzyme E2-22 kDa — its product is MANMAVSRIKREFKEVLKSEEIVQCSIKLDMVNDNFTELRGEIAGPPDTPYEGGKFVLEIKVPETYPFNPPKVKFMTKIWHPNISSVTGAICLDILKDNWAAAMTLRTVLLSLQALLAAAEPDDPQDAVVATQYKDNHEMFILTAKHWTNVYAGGPFANADFDQKVQRLRDMGIPEYDARAALSRHNWHLERASEQLFS